In Spea bombifrons isolate aSpeBom1 chromosome 9, aSpeBom1.2.pri, whole genome shotgun sequence, the genomic stretch GAAAAGCCCCGGGCTCTCCTCCTCCGTTTCATTTTGCTCTCCTCCCGTCCCTTACAGAATTACTCTCTGTCCCTGTACCTGGTGAAGCAGCTGACGTCCGTAACGTTACTGCAGAAACTCCGAGCCAAGGGGATCCGTAACCCGGACCATTCCAGAGCTCTGAGTGAGTAGCGCCCGGTGTTTTCGGCGGGATGTTTTATCCGTCTTCCTTTTTTCCCGTTTAACtaatgactttttttattttccttttaattcaGTAAAAGAAAAGCTGACGGCGGATCCCGACAGCGAGATTGCGACCACCAGCCTACGCGTTTCTCTGATGTGCCCAGTGAGTAACAATGGAGCTCTATTCTCCCGTCCCGCTCTCATGGGTTCGATAGCGTGCGTTTAATGTCTCGCTCGTGGCTTTATGAGTGTTTCTGTGTCTCGGGGGGGAATGACACACGGACCTCTCTTTCCCCGGACAGCTTGGTAAAATGCGCCTGACCGTGCCATGTCGAGCTGTCACTTGCACTCACCTCCAATGCTTTGACGCTGCGCTCTACCTTCAAATGAATGAGAAGAAACCGACGTGGACGTGTCCCGTGTGCGACAAGAAGGCTCCGTACGACCTGCTGATCATCGATGGGTGAGTGGAGCTCTCTCGTAAAGCTCTTTATTGGGATGTCACTGGTAACGGGGTTCCTGCAGACATCAAACTATGGGTACAGCCTACAGTCACATCACCCGCACTTCGTTAATTGATTGAACTATTGTGCCATCAACCTTCTTCTCTCAATGATAATGTCTGATAACGTTCCTCCTGCAGTCTCTTCATGGACATCCTTAACTCCTGCACAGACTGTGATGAGATCCAGTTCATGGAGGACGGGTCCTGGTGTcccatgaaacaaaaaaaagagaagcagGACCTGTGCAGCAGCGTTGAAGGTAAGCTGGATCTCCACGAGGATGTTCCTCCAGGGAAGATGCCTCCTGTACGTTTCACAAGATCCTTCTGAAGGTCCAATGTTaatccattctttttttttttatgccgcGAACCGGTTATTTTCTCTATTTCAGCGAGTACAAACTACAGCATGGGCTTGGACATTAAACTGCCCACAGAGACCAAGAAGAAAGTGGAGGTCATTGATTTGACTTTGGACAGTTCGTCGGATGAAGAGGAACCGCCGTCCAAAAAGCAGTGCCCTGTGACGTCGGTTTTAATCCCCTCGCCTGATGGACCCAAAGGGTGAGGGATATACTCTTGTGTAATGATAATAGCTTGGGCGGCCAATTAGCGGAGTGGCCTTCCACCGCTTCTGGCAGAAGCTCATTGAGTAGAGCGTTTGAGAAGGAAtggtcagactagatgggccacaTCTGGTTTATCTACGTGCAGGTTATAGATGGAGCCTTTAAAGTGTAAAGTGCGGTGATTTTCTGTGCTTTTGGGTGGTGGCAACATTTAAGCCTTTGGATGTTCTGTGCAGGGTGATCAGTGTGGACCACCAGCCGTCATCTGTCCTGAGGAGTCCTCCCATGGCAACGATGGGCAGTGATTATTTGACGGGTCTCCCCATTCCAGATTACCATCGTTCCTATGCAGTACCTACTGATATCCAAGGTAAAGGGTCCAGGATCATCCACAATGTCAACCAGTGGTGCCATctctgtgtattattattattattattccggAGTATTGCAGGAATTTCAGGCTCTGTTTCCTTTGACCGGTAGTTGGCAGAGGATCTCCAGGTATCTCATAGCCACGTGCAGTCTGAGGCTACCAGAGATGCAGCTTTGGTGtactttaggtttttttttttctttgttttaatagATCGTGacgttctctctttttttttcacccttTTAGCTGGGTTGGATTTATTTTCATTCCTCCAGACGACTGAAAATCAGGTGCGTGCTTTTATTTCCAATACGGTCACCACGTAGGCGCAAAACCCCAGCAACCGAATATCTAATTGTGGCCGTGGCTATATGAACAGGTTATAGACTAATGAAATAGCCACTGATGTATGTAACGGACGTACTAACCGCTACCATACCTCAATTCTTAATAATGAATACAGCTTGCCTTGCGCACATCTCCTCAGAACCAGGTTCTTCCATGTGTCCTCAGGGGATGGACTTGTAAGAAAGGCGATTGCTGATTGGTTAGTAGAACCAGCCAATAGCCTAGATAGTACCGCAGAGGGAGAGACAACAGAAGCAGTCAGTCTGCTTGTTTTTTGGGTTGTGGAGGTCGGGATAGTGAAATAAAGGCTCATCACGTAGCGCAGCAGCTATTTGTTTGAGATGCTCGTGGACGTCTTGGTCACTGGTGGTATTTGTCTCTCCTCTCAGCATTACAGTCCCTCTGTCATCACTTCATTGGATGAACAAGACGCGTTGAGTCACTTCTTCCAGTACCGAGCTGGACCGCCGCGTTTTATGAGTCCGCTAACCCAAGCGATCACCAGCTCTCACGTTGTGCCCAACACCGCCAGTCGCATCAGCAGCATCGTGTCCACCAACACCATGCGAGAAAGCCATAACGGGTCGCAGAACGCCACATCCTCGATGCCAGGGTGCCGGCCGGACATCATATCTTTGGACTGACCGCGCTGAGAATGGGCAGTAGAAAAAGAAGCAAAGCCAAGCGGAGGAGACTCTTGTTTTGAAGAAGAGGAACGCTCCAGACTGTGTCGCCAATCCAAGCCTTCCATGTCGCCAGCAAGTCGTGCCGCTGCAACAGTGTGCGGCCGCCGCGATGGAACGGATACACTTTAGTACGTTATAGTGCTCAAAAGATTGTTCTTTATGTTTCATATCAAGTTTTGTTTCCCGGAACCCCTCTCTAAGCCGTCTCGCATTGCATTACAGAGCGGGGGTTGTGGTTATAAGCTAACCCCAGAATGTACAGAACGGGTACATCTCTGCTGATAGACGCAGCAGTTTCTGCAGGCTAAATGCCCCTATGGCCGTCGCCATCTGCCACGTTAATGCGTTCGTGAGCCTGGGGACCACCCCGTTCCTATTTTTATATCAAATCCTGGTTTTGCGTATTTTTGA encodes the following:
- the PIAS3 gene encoding E3 SUMO-protein ligase PIAS3, which produces MVMSLRVPELPVLLGFAGRNKTGRRQEIVAGALPLAKSGCDPAVQMKIKELYRRRYPRKILNTAGLPMLHVQGGALTTANSLAQGTVCHLPYDTSPTSTTVPAAMLPPLPVLGPKHEAEIQHVSPAAHPLHPDVKMKRLPFYDVYDELIKPTTLASTNTQRFEEAHFSFALTPQQVHQILTSRDILPGAKCDYTVQVQLRFCLCETSCPQEDYFPPNLFVKVNGKLCPLPGYLPPTKNGAEPKRPSRPINISPLIRLTSTAPNAIVVNWSSEFGRNYSLSLYLVKQLTSVTLLQKLRAKGIRNPDHSRALIKEKLTADPDSEIATTSLRVSLMCPLGKMRLTVPCRAVTCTHLQCFDAALYLQMNEKKPTWTCPVCDKKAPYDLLIIDGLFMDILNSCTDCDEIQFMEDGSWCPMKQKKEKQDLCSSVEASTNYSMGLDIKLPTETKKKVEVIDLTLDSSSDEEEPPSKKQCPVTSVLIPSPDGPKGVISVDHQPSSVLRSPPMATMGSDYLTGLPIPDYHRSYAVPTDIQAGLDLFSFLQTTENQHYSPSVITSLDEQDALSHFFQYRAGPPRFMSPLTQAITSSHVVPNTASRISSIVSTNTMRESHNGSQNATSSMPGCRPDIISLD